A stretch of Bombus huntii isolate Logan2020A chromosome 7, iyBomHunt1.1, whole genome shotgun sequence DNA encodes these proteins:
- the LOC126867400 gene encoding UDP-glycosyltransferase UGT5-like — protein MNFQFLLSVISCVIFSVNGARILVLFPHQAKSHYIVFEPLLKKLAENGHQVVSVNFFPQKTPLPNFTDIDISSSLPSLVGTKTVSNSFKTFKWEVLRGVLSHGAPSCDPVLNHPALKKLLRSKEKFDVCIIELFATDCFLGIVHTLNIPLAVGATSSAILPWTNEIMRNPEIPSYIPNWINGLTDQMNFFERSINFVDFLVTKSAYRYLSDKPGHEIAKRHFGDDLPDFDTLRSRISLVLTNGHAAVSTPRALAPGFKELGGIHILSSNPPSLPGDLQNFLDSHSKNGVIYFSLGSQIDSSTMSEQALAAFYRAFEQVPQQILWKCTGGKMPTLPKNVKCIEWAPQLSILCHPNVRLFITHGGLLGAQEAVYCGVPILGIPLFGDQHLNMAYFVKKGLALKLDYRQLSYALVSNALNELLVNKSYTDMARKASSQFKDRPIPPLDEGVYWIEYLLRHGPNSLKTAAVELTWYQYLLLDVISTMVISIIFTIWIVYKLFKLLFCRRKMVSVDINKKRS, from the exons ATGAATTTCCAGTTTCTACTATCAGTGATTAGTTGTGTAATATTCAGTGTTAATGGTGCAAGAATCTTGGTGTTATTTCCGCATCAAGCAAAAAGTCACTACATCGTGTTCGAGCCATTGTTGAAGAAACTTGCTGAAAATGGTCATCAGGTGGTGTCAGTGAACTTTTTCCCTCAGAAAACGCCTTTGCCTAATTTTACAGATATTGATATAAGTTCGAGTCTACCAAGTTTGGTTGGCACCAAGACAGTGTCAAACtcttttaaaacatttaaatgGGAAGTACTTAGGGGAGTGCTTAGTCATGGTGCACCATCATGCGATCCTGTGCTCAATCATCCGGCGTTGAAGAAGCTTCTGCGATCGAAGGAAAAGTTTGACGTTTGCATCATCGAGCTCTTTGCCACTGATTGTTTTCTTGGTATCGTTCATACTTTGAACATACCGCTTGCAGTTGGAGCTACCAGTAGCGCCATTCTACCATGGACGAACGAGATTATGAGGAATCCTGAAATCCCTAGCTATATCCCGAACTGGATAAACGGTTTAACGGATCAGATGAATTTCTTTGAAAGATCCATTAACTTTGTGGATTTTCTAGTCACCAAATCTGCATACAG ATACTTATCAGATAAGCCAGGTCACGAAATTGCCAAAAGACATTTCGGTGACGATCTGCCCGACTTTGACACTCTAAGATCGAGAATATCATTGGTATTAACAAACGGACATGCAGCAGTTAGCACTCCGCGAGCCTTGGCGCCAGGATTCAAGGAACTGGGTGGTATTCACATACTGTCATCAAATCCACCATCGTTGCCGGGAGATCTTCAGAATTTTCTTGACTCGCACAGCAAAAACGGTGTTATTTACTTTAGTCTAGGATCGCAAATAGACTCGTCCACCATGTCGGAGCAGGCGTTAGCAGCTTTTTACAGAGCATTCGAGCAAGTACCGCAGCAAATACTATGGAAGTGCACCGGAGGGAAAATGCCCACGCTGCCCAAGAACGTTAAGTGCATCGAATGGGCGCCCCAGCTCTCCATATTGT GTCACCCGAATGTGCGGCTATTTATTACACACGGCGGATTGCTAGGGGCTCAAGAGGCAGTTTATTGCGGGGTACCGATTCTCGGTATACCCCTGTTTGGAGATCAGCACTTGAACATGGCCTACTTCGTGAAAAAGGGGTTGGCTCTGAAGCTGGATTACCGTCAACTTTCATACGCGCTAGTATCGAACGCTTTGAACGAACTGCTCGTGAACAAGAG CTACACGGATATGGCACGAAAAGCTTCTTCGCAGTTCAAAGATCGGCCAATACCGCCATTGGATGAAGGAGTTTATTGGATAGAATATTTACTTCGTCATGGACCAAATTCTTTAAAAACAGCAGCTGTAGAGTTAACATGGTATCAATATCTATTGTTGGATGTCATATCTACGATGGTAATctcaattatatttacaatttggatcgtttataaattatttaaattattattttgtcgaagaAAAATGGTGTCAGTAGACATTAATAAGAAACGATCATAA